The sequence below is a genomic window from Sulfurihydrogenibium subterraneum DSM 15120.
ACAAAATCTTTATCCATAACTCCTCCAACTTTCCTTTAAACAGGAAAGATTTATTTGTTAACTCTTTCTATGTAAGTTCCTTTTTCTGTATCTACTTTTATTTTATCTCCCACGTTAATAAAAAGAGGCACTTGTATTGTAGCTCCTGTTTCTATTTTTGCTGGTTTAGTAGTTCCTGTCGCTGTATCTCCTTTAAATCCAGGTTCTGTTTCGATAACCTCGTAAACTTCATGTTTTGGAAGCTCGATACCAATTGGATTTCCTCTGTCTAAGAAAACAACAACCTGCATACCTTCCTTTAAAAACTTGGCTTCGTACTCCATATTTTCAGCAGGAACGGCAAAGGTTTCGTAAGTATTAGTATCTAAAAAGTAATAGTAAGAACCATCAGTATAAGAGTAGTTCATAAATCTTTGTTCAAAGTCTGCAAGTTCAATAGAGTCAGATGATTTAAAGGTAAATTCTGTTACGTTTCCCGTTCTCATATTTTTAGCTCTAACTCTAACAAACGCCTGTCCTTTTCCAGGTTTTACGTGTTCATAGCTTACAACTTTATAAGGCTGATTGTCAACAAGAATAAACTGGTCTCTTGCTATTCTGTTAATATCGATTTTAACGCCCATAAATTCCTCCAAGATTTTTTTAAAGTAAAATTATACCAAAAATTTAAGCATTATTTATGTTAAAATTTTAATACATTCTTAACAATTCAAAGAGGTGGAACTATGAAAAAGCTAATTGCTATTG
It includes:
- the efp gene encoding elongation factor P, with translation MGVKIDINRIARDQFILVDNQPYKVVSYEHVKPGKGQAFVRVRAKNMRTGNVTEFTFKSSDSIELADFEQRFMNYSYTDGSYYYFLDTNTYETFAVPAENMEYEAKFLKEGMQVVVFLDRGNPIGIELPKHEVYEVIETEPGFKGDTATGTTKPAKIETGATIQVPLFINVGDKIKVDTEKGTYIERVNK